Proteins encoded in a region of the Acidobacteriota bacterium genome:
- a CDS encoding BMC domain-containing protein: MTPKSAPSGDALGMVETRGYVGMVEATDAMLKTANVTFVGWQKVDAGLVTAIVRGDVASVKAATDAGAAAARKVGDLVGVHVIPRPADDVGTIFPID, from the coding sequence ATGACTCCCAAATCGGCCCCATCCGGCGACGCACTGGGAATGGTCGAAACACGCGGCTACGTCGGGATGGTGGAAGCCACCGACGCCATGCTGAAGACGGCCAACGTCACGTTCGTCGGCTGGCAGAAGGTGGACGCCGGCCTCGTGACCGCCATCGTGCGCGGCGATGTGGCTTCAGTGAAGGCCGCGACCGACGCCGGCGCTGCGGCCGCCCGCAAGGTCGGCGACCTCGTCGGCGTACACGTCATCCCCCGCCCGGCCGACGACGTGGGCACGATCTTCCCGATTGATTAA
- the hisF gene encoding imidazole glycerol phosphate synthase subunit HisF, whose amino-acid sequence MLAKRIIACLDVTGGRVVKGVNFVNLRDAGDPVELAARYSDLGIDELVFLDITASSDNRQTLIDMVTRTAREVSIPLTVGGGVRSVDDARTLLGAGADKVSVNTAAVRRPELIRELSSAFGAQAVVLAIDARRKLDAWNVFTRGGRVDEGLDVIAWARQGESLGAGEILLTSMDTDGVQTGFDLALTRAVVDATSIPVIASGGAGRPEDFARVFTDTGASAALAASIFHDGTQGIADLKVFLRSSGIEVRPA is encoded by the coding sequence ATGCTCGCTAAACGCATCATCGCCTGCCTCGACGTCACCGGCGGTCGCGTCGTCAAGGGCGTCAACTTCGTGAACCTGCGCGATGCCGGCGACCCGGTAGAGTTGGCCGCGCGCTACAGCGACCTTGGGATTGATGAACTCGTGTTCCTCGATATCACCGCGTCGAGTGACAACCGGCAGACCCTCATCGACATGGTGACTCGCACCGCGCGCGAAGTGTCGATCCCGCTGACCGTGGGCGGCGGTGTTCGAAGTGTTGACGACGCGAGGACGCTGCTGGGGGCGGGCGCCGACAAGGTGAGCGTCAACACGGCAGCGGTGAGGCGGCCTGAGCTGATTCGGGAGCTGTCGTCGGCATTTGGAGCGCAGGCGGTGGTGCTGGCCATAGACGCCAGGCGCAAACTGGACGCGTGGAATGTGTTTACGCGAGGTGGACGCGTGGATGAAGGCCTGGACGTGATTGCCTGGGCGCGGCAGGGCGAGAGCCTTGGTGCCGGCGAAATTCTGCTGACGTCGATGGACACCGACGGCGTCCAGACCGGATTCGATCTGGCGCTGACTCGCGCCGTGGTTGATGCGACATCGATTCCCGTCATCGCGTCCGGGGGCGCTGGCCGGCCGGAAGATTTCGCCCGCGTGTTCACGGACACCGGCGCTTCAGCGGCTCTTGCGGCGTCGATCTTCCACGATGGCACGCAGGGAATCGCAGACCTGAAGGTGTTTCTGCGTTCGAGCGGTATCGAGGTCCGCCCCGCATGA
- a CDS encoding 1-(5-phosphoribosyl)-5-[(5-phosphoribosylamino)methylideneamino] imidazole-4-carboxamide isomerase, translated as MIFPCIDLMGGKVVQLVQGRTKALEAESPDAMLRLFAAFPEIQVIDLDAAMGSGENAALVEAIAAKAVCRVGGGVRTAVRARRLLDLGAHRVIVGTSAFTGDGINAPLLADIAAAVTPDRVIIALDSRDGRIVVKGWTEATSFTAEDVVSQLEPYCSGFLCTYVDKEGTMQGTDLDWFRRLRAATSHEITAAGGVASLDEVKALQAMQVHVALGMAIYTGRIALADLAALLSPVVKS; from the coding sequence ATGATCTTCCCGTGCATTGACCTCATGGGCGGCAAGGTCGTCCAGCTTGTCCAGGGCAGGACCAAGGCGCTCGAGGCCGAGTCTCCAGACGCCATGCTGCGCCTCTTCGCAGCCTTTCCCGAGATACAGGTCATCGACCTTGACGCCGCAATGGGGTCTGGCGAGAACGCCGCGCTGGTGGAGGCGATTGCGGCGAAGGCGGTGTGCCGGGTTGGCGGCGGCGTGCGAACCGCGGTGCGCGCGAGACGCCTGTTGGACCTTGGGGCTCATCGCGTGATCGTCGGCACGTCGGCGTTCACCGGTGACGGTATCAACGCCCCGTTGCTGGCGGACATTGCGGCCGCGGTCACACCTGACCGCGTCATCATCGCGCTCGATTCCCGCGACGGCCGCATCGTGGTGAAGGGCTGGACAGAGGCCACGTCGTTCACAGCCGAGGATGTGGTGTCGCAGCTTGAGCCGTACTGCTCGGGCTTCCTCTGTACCTACGTGGACAAGGAAGGCACGATGCAGGGCACCGACCTCGACTGGTTCCGCCGGCTCCGCGCCGCTACCAGTCACGAGATCACGGCTGCCGGCGGCGTGGCGTCGCTTGACGAGGTCAAGGCGCTGCAGGCGATGCAGGTCCATGTCGCCCTGGGCATGGCCATCTACACGGGCCGGATCGCGCTCGCCGACCTGGCCGCCCTTCTCTCACCCGTGGTAAAGTCCTGA